The following proteins come from a genomic window of Geminicoccaceae bacterium SCSIO 64248:
- the tatC gene encoding twin-arginine translocase subunit TatC yields the protein MLKDIDDRQQPLLEHLIELRNRLIYSVAAIFVGFVICYAFSDHIYAFLVRPLADAYGGQAGARMIYTGLTEAFFTYLKVAFWAGAFISFPVVAIQLWLFIAPGLYRTEKTAFLPFLAATPILFFTGGAMVYYIIMPLAWRFFLSFQTGAADNGGLPIELEARVAEYLSLVMTLIFAFGLAFQLPVALTLLGRVGIISSRQLVSFRRYAIVGIFVAAAVLTPPDIISQVGLGIPLVLLYEVSIWAVRIIERQRAREEAEEDAASDASGQA from the coding sequence GTGCTCAAGGACATCGACGACCGCCAGCAGCCGCTGCTCGAACATCTGATCGAGTTGCGCAACCGCCTGATCTACTCCGTCGCCGCCATCTTCGTCGGCTTCGTGATCTGCTACGCGTTCTCCGATCACATCTACGCCTTCCTCGTCCGGCCGCTGGCGGACGCCTATGGCGGTCAAGCCGGCGCGCGCATGATCTACACCGGCCTGACCGAGGCGTTCTTCACCTATCTGAAGGTCGCGTTCTGGGCCGGCGCGTTCATCAGCTTCCCGGTGGTCGCCATACAGCTCTGGCTGTTCATAGCGCCCGGTCTGTACAGGACGGAGAAGACCGCGTTCCTGCCGTTCCTCGCGGCGACGCCGATCCTGTTCTTCACGGGCGGCGCGATGGTCTACTACATCATCATGCCGCTCGCCTGGCGCTTCTTCCTGAGCTTCCAGACCGGTGCCGCGGACAATGGCGGCCTGCCGATCGAGCTCGAGGCCCGGGTCGCCGAATATCTCAGCCTGGTGATGACCCTGATCTTCGCGTTCGGCCTGGCCTTCCAGCTGCCGGTCGCGCTGACCCTGCTCGGGCGGGTCGGCATCATCAGCAGCCGGCAGCTTGTCTCGTTCCGGCGCTACGCGATCGTCGGCATCTTCGTCGCCGCCGCCGTGCTGACGCCGCCGGACATCATCAGCCAGGTCGGCCTTGGCATCCCCCTGGTCCTGCTCTACGAGGTCTCGATCTGGGCAGTCCGGATCATCGAGCGTCAGCGTGCGCGCGAGGAAGCGGAGGAGGACGCGGCGAGCGATGCTTCCGGCCAGGCGTAG
- the surE gene encoding 5'/3'-nucleotidase SurE, protein MPLSRPLRILLTNDDGISAPGLAVLREIAATISDDVFVVAPETNQSGTSHALTIRRPLRARRVAEREWAIDGTPTDCVMLALQGLLPADQGIDLVLSGVNRGANVAEDVTYSGTIGAAMEASLFNIPAIALSQVYIDIDTVPWSAARVHGPKVVRTLLAAGWPGNIVQSVNFPACEASEVKGVRVMPHGWRKLGDEIVEREDPRGESYYWIGHLRSKPWDEPGTDLAAVNDGYVSVTPIHLDLTHHASLDRLRSAFDGIELET, encoded by the coding sequence ATGCCGCTTAGCCGTCCCTTGCGCATCCTCCTGACCAATGACGACGGCATTTCCGCGCCGGGCCTGGCCGTCCTGCGCGAGATCGCGGCGACGATCTCGGACGATGTGTTCGTCGTGGCGCCGGAGACGAACCAGAGCGGCACCTCGCACGCCCTGACCATCCGCCGCCCGCTGCGGGCGCGCCGCGTCGCCGAGCGCGAATGGGCGATCGACGGCACGCCGACCGACTGCGTGATGCTGGCCCTGCAGGGGCTCCTGCCCGCCGACCAGGGGATCGACCTCGTGCTTTCGGGCGTCAATCGCGGCGCCAACGTCGCCGAGGACGTCACCTATTCCGGCACGATCGGCGCCGCGATGGAGGCGTCCCTGTTCAACATTCCGGCGATCGCGCTCAGCCAGGTCTATATCGACATCGACACCGTGCCGTGGTCGGCGGCGCGCGTGCACGGCCCCAAGGTGGTGCGGACCCTGCTCGCGGCGGGCTGGCCGGGCAATATCGTCCAGAGCGTCAATTTTCCGGCCTGCGAAGCCTCCGAGGTCAAGGGCGTGCGCGTCATGCCGCACGGCTGGCGCAAGCTCGGCGACGAGATCGTGGAGCGCGAGGATCCGCGCGGCGAGAGCTATTACTGGATCGGCCACCTGCGCTCGAAGCCCTGGGACGAGCCTGGCACCGACCTTGCCGCCGTCAACGACGGCTACGTCTCGGTCACGCCGATCCATCTCGATCTCACGCATCATGCGAGCCTGGACAGGCTCCGTTCGGCCTTCGACGGAATAGAACTCGAGACCTGA
- a CDS encoding ScpA family protein: MGVVVQAPVAALVLSLDGFEGPLDVLLELARRQKVDLTTLPILPLAEQYLAFVQAARDRHLELAAEYLVMAAWLTYLKSRLLLPEPEEEAPDPDAMAAALALRLRRLDAMQKAAGDLAARDRLGDRRLVRGAPDGLTVRVEHSYRSDLGGLLRAYATVLARKPAARLAMKPPVLFSVDRALEHIVRHLGGPDWRDLVALVPATRGDTDRRSALASSLVASLELAKDGRLELRQDRPFGPVMVRAR; encoded by the coding sequence ATGGGCGTCGTCGTCCAAGCGCCGGTAGCAGCGCTGGTTCTCTCCCTCGACGGGTTCGAGGGACCGCTCGACGTCCTGCTCGAGCTGGCGCGGCGCCAGAAGGTCGATTTGACGACGCTGCCGATCCTGCCGCTCGCGGAGCAGTACCTGGCCTTCGTCCAGGCGGCCCGCGACCGCCATCTCGAGCTCGCGGCCGAGTATCTCGTCATGGCGGCGTGGCTGACCTACCTGAAGTCGCGTCTTCTCCTGCCCGAGCCGGAGGAGGAGGCGCCCGATCCCGACGCCATGGCCGCCGCGCTGGCGCTGCGGCTGCGGCGCCTCGATGCGATGCAGAAAGCGGCGGGCGACCTCGCGGCGCGCGACCGGCTGGGCGATCGCCGCCTCGTGCGCGGCGCGCCCGACGGCCTGACCGTGCGCGTCGAGCACAGCTATCGCAGCGACCTTGGCGGGCTGCTTCGCGCCTACGCCACCGTGCTCGCCCGCAAGCCGGCCGCCCGGCTCGCGATGAAGCCGCCCGTCCTGTTCAGCGTCGATCGCGCGCTCGAGCACATCGTCCGCCACCTGGGCGGGCCGGACTGGCGTGACCTCGTGGCGCTCGTGCCGGCGACCCGGGGCGACACCGACCGGCGCTCGGCCCTGGCGTCCAGCCTGGTTGCCAGCCTGGAGCTGGCCAAGGACGGCCGCCTGGAGCTTCGCCAGGATCGCCCGTTCGGCCCGGTCATGGTGCGGGCGCGATGA
- a CDS encoding site-2 protease family protein: protein MDTAGFGQALSVWLLPILLAITLHEAAHGWMANRLGDDTALRLGRVTFNPLKHIDPVGTIMVPGVLLILGAPFLFGWAKPVPVNFGRLRHPKRDMIWVALAGPVTNVLLAFIAALLIHVIVYLPETVGWWALENLANAVQINLVLAVFNMLPLPPLDGGRVVTGLLPYPYAGRFATLERYGFIILLSFLLLGPYVAQAFGMGVHPLVLLIGPPYEVLVNLISTLAGLR from the coding sequence ATGGACACCGCTGGTTTCGGCCAGGCGCTCTCGGTCTGGCTTCTCCCGATCCTGCTCGCGATCACGCTGCACGAGGCCGCTCACGGCTGGATGGCGAACCGGCTGGGCGACGACACCGCGCTGCGGCTGGGGCGTGTGACCTTCAATCCGCTCAAGCACATCGATCCGGTCGGCACGATCATGGTGCCGGGCGTGCTCCTCATCCTGGGGGCGCCCTTCCTGTTCGGCTGGGCCAAGCCGGTCCCGGTCAATTTCGGCCGCCTGCGCCATCCCAAGCGCGACATGATCTGGGTCGCGCTGGCAGGACCGGTGACCAACGTCCTGCTCGCCTTCATCGCCGCGCTCCTGATCCACGTGATCGTCTACCTGCCGGAGACGGTCGGCTGGTGGGCGCTCGAAAACCTGGCGAACGCGGTGCAGATCAACCTCGTCCTCGCCGTGTTCAACATGCTGCCGCTGCCGCCCTTGGACGGCGGCCGCGTCGTGACCGGCCTGCTGCCCTATCCCTATGCCGGCCGGTTCGCCACGCTCGAGCGCTACGGCTTCATCATCCTGCTCTCCTTCCTTCTGCTCGGCCCGTACGTGGCGCAGGCCTTCGGCATGGGAGTCCACCCCCTGGTGCTGCTGATCGGCCCGCCTTATGAAGTCCTGGTCAACCTGATCTCGACCCTGGCGGGATTGCGTTAG
- a CDS encoding M23 family metallopeptidase, which yields MTVTRLLPMLAVTGLLVVPLANCTRYVPRGGLVGDAGSRSYSGSLSGNRYVPTSGDTISGIAQRFGVSQSALAQANSLRAPYTIYVGQPLIIPDRASSSPYPSRREQAVAVASARQTLSEPSGGREGVVEARASAATAPAALSGGGAAGFTWPVEGRIVSRFGDSLDGRPNDGINIVAPAGAPVRAAAAGTVVYAGDELPGYGNLVLIRHDDGYISAYAHNASLVVALGDTVTGGQIIARVGQTGSVSRPQLHFRIRHDDKAVDPVALLGPSGNQVVASD from the coding sequence ATGACCGTGACCCGCCTCCTGCCCATGCTTGCCGTGACCGGCCTCCTCGTGGTGCCGCTGGCGAACTGCACGCGCTACGTGCCGCGCGGCGGACTCGTCGGCGACGCCGGCTCGCGCAGCTACAGCGGCAGCCTGAGCGGCAACCGCTACGTGCCGACCTCCGGCGACACGATCTCCGGCATCGCGCAGCGCTTCGGGGTCAGCCAGAGCGCGCTCGCCCAGGCCAACAGCCTGAGGGCGCCCTATACGATCTATGTCGGCCAGCCCTTGATCATTCCGGATCGGGCGTCGTCGTCACCCTATCCCAGTCGCCGGGAGCAGGCGGTCGCCGTGGCGTCGGCGCGGCAAACGCTGTCCGAGCCGAGCGGCGGCCGCGAAGGCGTGGTCGAGGCCCGCGCGTCGGCGGCGACCGCGCCTGCCGCCCTCAGCGGCGGCGGGGCGGCCGGTTTCACCTGGCCGGTCGAAGGCCGGATCGTCAGCCGGTTCGGCGACTCCCTCGACGGCCGTCCGAACGACGGCATCAACATCGTGGCGCCGGCTGGGGCGCCGGTGCGCGCCGCCGCCGCCGGCACGGTCGTCTACGCTGGCGACGAACTGCCCGGCTACGGCAACCTCGTCCTGATCCGCCACGACGACGGGTATATCAGCGCCTACGCCCACAACGCGAGCCTCGTCGTCGCGCTGGGCGACACGGTGACCGGCGGCCAGATCATCGCCAGGGTCGGTCAGACCGGCAGCGTGAGCCGGCCGCAGCTGCATTTCCGCATCCGCCACGACGACAAGGCGGTCGATCCCGTGGCGCTGCTCGGTCCCAGCGGCAATCAGGTCGTCGCGTCGGACTAG
- the scpB gene encoding SMC-Scp complex subunit ScpB, with protein MTGEETARVVEALLFASAEPLSEADLAAHLPEDAPVADALAALVAHYATRGIRLERHGAGWSFRTNPDTAPYLERSRTQSRRFSQAAMETLAIVAYHQPVTRAEIEAIRGVAVAKGTLDQLMEAGWVRPKGRRETAGRPVTWVTTDVFLDAFDLEGLGDLPKREELDRLGLLAPLGADEVQDERPDEGS; from the coding sequence ATGACCGGCGAGGAGACCGCCCGCGTCGTCGAGGCGCTGCTGTTCGCCTCCGCCGAGCCCCTGTCCGAGGCCGACCTTGCCGCGCACTTGCCGGAGGATGCGCCCGTCGCGGATGCGCTCGCGGCCCTGGTCGCGCACTACGCGACGCGCGGCATCCGCCTCGAGCGCCACGGCGCGGGCTGGTCGTTCCGCACGAACCCCGACACGGCGCCCTATCTCGAACGCAGCCGGACGCAGAGCCGCCGGTTTTCCCAGGCGGCGATGGAGACCCTCGCGATCGTCGCCTATCACCAGCCGGTGACGCGCGCGGAGATCGAGGCCATCCGCGGCGTCGCCGTCGCGAAGGGCACGCTCGACCAGTTGATGGAGGCCGGGTGGGTGCGGCCGAAGGGACGGCGCGAGACGGCGGGACGTCCGGTCACCTGGGTCACGACCGACGTCTTCCTCGACGCCTTCGATCTCGAGGGCCTTGGCGACCTGCCCAAGCGCGAGGAGCTCGACCGGCTCGGCCTGCTGGCGCCGCTGGGAGCCGACGAGGTTCAGGACGAACGGCCGGACGAAGGCTCGTGA
- a CDS encoding twin-arginine translocase TatA/TatE family subunit: protein MGSFSIGHWLIVLAIVLILFGAGKLPKVMGDVAKGMKNFKAGLKDEDDTASDTSEPPRAVGHTPAPATGHALNKDGIAKG from the coding sequence ATGGGCTCTTTCAGCATCGGTCATTGGCTCATCGTCCTTGCCATCGTTCTCATCCTGTTCGGCGCCGGCAAGCTGCCGAAGGTGATGGGCGACGTCGCCAAGGGCATGAAGAACTTCAAGGCCGGCCTCAAGGACGAGGACGACACGGCAAGCGATACGTCCGAGCCGCCGCGCGCCGTCGGTCATACGCCTGCTCCCGCCACGGGACACGCCCTGAACAAGGACGGGATCGCGAAGGGCTGA
- a CDS encoding twin-arginine translocase TatA/TatE family subunit, which yields MGLSFSHLALVAAVVLLLFGSSLLPRIMGDLGRAVRSLKGEPRRRPAPIVLTAERVSPHRTRSDR from the coding sequence ATGGGGTTGAGCTTCAGCCATCTCGCGCTCGTCGCAGCGGTCGTGCTGCTGCTGTTCGGGTCGTCGCTGCTGCCGCGGATCATGGGCGATCTCGGCCGGGCGGTCCGGAGCCTCAAAGGGGAGCCGCGGCGGCGTCCAGCGCCGATCGTGCTGACGGCCGAGCGCGTGTCTCCGCATCGGACGCGGAGCGATCGCTGA
- the tatB gene encoding Sec-independent protein translocase protein TatB — MPDISWSEMAIILLVALIVIGPKDLPQVARTVGQWVRKARTMAREFQNSLESMAREAELDKVKDEIEKASRTDVRAAVNKHVDPDGKIEAAFDLKDRPKPVPMPESATPVAPPSPAEPTDRPAAKTPESDAASGLAAEKRINAPSHAVPDASKAPAD; from the coding sequence ATGCCCGACATCAGCTGGTCCGAGATGGCGATCATCCTTCTGGTCGCCCTCATCGTCATCGGGCCGAAGGATCTGCCGCAAGTCGCGCGCACGGTCGGCCAATGGGTCCGCAAGGCGCGGACGATGGCGCGCGAGTTCCAGAACAGCCTGGAATCGATGGCGCGCGAGGCGGAGCTCGACAAGGTCAAGGACGAGATCGAGAAGGCGTCGCGCACCGACGTCCGCGCCGCCGTGAACAAGCATGTCGATCCGGACGGCAAGATCGAGGCGGCCTTCGACCTGAAGGACCGCCCGAAGCCCGTGCCCATGCCGGAGTCGGCGACGCCGGTCGCGCCGCCATCCCCGGCCGAGCCGACGGACCGCCCGGCGGCGAAGACGCCCGAGAGCGACGCCGCTTCCGGGCTCGCCGCCGAAAAGAGGATTAACGCTCCCTCCCACGCCGTGCCCGACGCCAGCAAAGCGCCGGCCGACTAG
- the nagZ gene encoding beta-N-acetylhexosaminidase, translating to MSAAEPAPRAAVVAPAGLELSQEERDLYVRLPPAGFILFARNCATPAQVTALVASLREAGGRVDAPVLIDQEGGRVARLRPPSWPDFPALSRIGDLAAARPREAEEAAFLHARLIAHGLAAHGIDVDCAPCLDVRDPDGHDVIGDRSYSGDAATVTALGRAAIDGFLAGGVLPVLKHLPGHGRGRVDSHASLPEVDAGLADLEARDFVPFRALAGAPMAMTAHIRYKALDPERPATLSGTIVRDVIRGSIGFRGTLFTDDISMGALAGDLSTRTRQALAAGCDIALHCNGDLGESEAVLCAAGPLAGASRERFEASLARRTAPALFDADRARARLADLLTPVV from the coding sequence TTGTCGGCGGCTGAGCCGGCACCGCGCGCGGCGGTCGTCGCCCCGGCCGGGCTGGAGCTGAGCCAGGAGGAGCGGGACCTCTACGTCCGCCTGCCGCCCGCGGGCTTCATTCTCTTCGCGCGCAACTGCGCGACGCCGGCGCAGGTGACCGCCCTCGTGGCCAGCCTGCGCGAAGCGGGTGGTCGCGTCGACGCGCCTGTGCTGATCGACCAGGAAGGCGGGCGGGTCGCACGCCTGCGGCCTCCCTCCTGGCCGGACTTCCCGGCCCTGAGCCGGATCGGCGACCTGGCCGCGGCCCGGCCGCGCGAAGCGGAGGAGGCGGCCTTCCTGCACGCCCGGCTGATCGCCCATGGCCTCGCCGCCCACGGCATCGACGTCGATTGCGCGCCTTGCCTCGACGTGCGCGACCCGGACGGCCACGACGTCATCGGCGACCGAAGCTACTCCGGCGATGCGGCGACCGTGACCGCGCTCGGTCGGGCGGCGATCGACGGCTTCCTGGCCGGAGGAGTCCTGCCGGTGCTCAAGCACCTGCCCGGTCACGGCCGGGGTCGGGTCGACAGCCATGCGAGCCTGCCCGAGGTCGATGCGGGGCTGGCCGATCTCGAAGCGCGTGATTTCGTCCCATTCCGCGCGCTCGCCGGTGCGCCGATGGCCATGACGGCCCACATCCGCTACAAGGCGCTCGATCCCGAGCGTCCGGCGACCCTGTCCGGGACGATCGTGCGTGACGTCATCCGCGGCTCCATCGGCTTCCGAGGCACCTTGTTCACCGACGACATCAGCATGGGCGCCCTGGCCGGCGACCTCAGTACCCGGACGCGGCAGGCGCTGGCGGCGGGATGCGACATCGCCTTGCACTGCAACGGCGACCTCGGCGAGAGCGAGGCCGTCCTGTGCGCGGCCGGACCGCTCGCAGGCGCCTCGCGCGAGCGCTTCGAGGCGTCGCTGGCGCGGCGCACGGCGCCAGCGCTCTTCGACGCGGACCGCGCACGGGCCCGGTTGGCCGATCTCCTGACTCCGGTAGTGTGA
- a CDS encoding ABC transporter ATP-binding protein, with the protein MTGLLVTGLRHRFGAREVVSGLSLSVGPGELHCLLGPSGCGKTTTLRLIAGLEPVQQGSIAIAGETVAGPEGDLPPERRRVGLMFQDFALFPHLSARANVMFGMDGASAAKRRRADALLSRVGLSERASAYPATLSGGEQQRAALVRALATEPRLMLLDEPFSNLDAHLREQVRAQVVAILAEAGTPTVMVTHDPEEALRVATRVHVMQEGRITQSGTPAELYARPATPFVAGLFGPLNRVSGLVAEGRVETPFGPVPVPGLGDGDPVDVVLRPDALRLQPADGSAQAVMRVRTIRDTGPVHWLELDPADGPVFMARVPSSQPGPRGIGEAVGIAVDPSQIFVYPRLRGGMAPARSNGVAP; encoded by the coding sequence GTGACCGGGCTGCTCGTGACCGGCCTGCGCCACCGCTTCGGCGCGCGCGAAGTCGTGAGCGGCCTCAGCCTCTCCGTCGGGCCAGGCGAGCTCCACTGCCTCCTCGGGCCTTCCGGCTGCGGCAAGACGACGACACTGCGCCTGATCGCCGGACTCGAGCCCGTGCAGCAGGGCTCGATCGCCATCGCGGGCGAGACGGTCGCCGGGCCGGAAGGCGACCTGCCGCCGGAGCGGCGCCGCGTCGGCCTGATGTTCCAGGATTTCGCGCTGTTCCCGCATCTGAGCGCCCGGGCCAACGTCATGTTCGGCATGGATGGCGCCTCTGCGGCGAAACGACGCCGGGCGGACGCGCTGCTGTCCAGGGTCGGGCTGAGCGAACGCGCGTCCGCCTACCCGGCCACGCTGTCCGGCGGCGAGCAGCAGCGGGCCGCCTTGGTGCGCGCGCTGGCGACCGAGCCGCGCCTGATGCTGCTCGACGAGCCCTTCTCCAACCTCGATGCCCATCTGCGCGAGCAGGTCCGCGCCCAGGTGGTGGCGATCCTGGCCGAGGCGGGCACGCCGACGGTGATGGTGACGCACGACCCGGAGGAAGCGCTGCGTGTCGCGACACGCGTGCACGTGATGCAGGAGGGGCGGATCACGCAGTCGGGAACGCCGGCGGAATTGTATGCCCGTCCGGCCACGCCCTTCGTCGCCGGGCTGTTCGGTCCGCTCAACCGTGTCAGCGGCCTTGTGGCTGAGGGACGGGTCGAGACGCCGTTCGGCCCGGTCCCGGTGCCGGGCCTGGGCGACGGCGATCCGGTCGACGTCGTCCTCCGTCCCGATGCGCTCCGCCTGCAGCCGGCGGACGGGTCGGCGCAGGCGGTCATGCGCGTGCGCACGATCCGCGATACCGGGCCGGTCCATTGGCTCGAGCTGGATCCGGCGGACGGCCCCGTCTTCATGGCCCGGGTTCCGTCGTCGCAACCCGGGCCGCGCGGGATCGGCGAGGCCGTGGGCATCGCTGTCGACCCCAGCCAGATCTTCGTCTATCCAAGGCTGCGGGGCGGCATGGCGCCGGCCCGGTCAAACGGGGTTGCGCCTTGA
- the serS gene encoding serine--tRNA ligase, with protein MHDLRGLREQPAAFDRALARRGLAPVAERLVALDAERRRLQTQQQEAQAERNSVSRDIGRIKAQGGDAGAAMARVQVLKEQMARIDAELPPLALEIDSLLAGLPNIPADDAPDGVDENENVEVRRVGAPANLAFDPREHDVLGAALGMDFARAARMSGARFVILKAGLARLARALGQFMLDVHVSEHGYVEVASPYLVREQALFGVGQLPKFADDLFRTNDDHWLIPTSEVTLTNMVAGEIVDEEDLPLRFAALTPCFRLEAGAAGKDTRGMIRQHQFDKVELVSVTTPESSDAEQERLVGCAETILSRLGLSYRVVSLCTGDLGFSARRTYDLEVWLPGQGRYREISSCSTCGDFQARRMDARCRPRGAKASTRFVHTLNGSGVAVGRALVAVLETYQQADGSILIPDVLQGRMGGLERLVPDAA; from the coding sequence ATGCACGATCTGAGAGGGCTGCGCGAGCAGCCGGCTGCTTTCGACCGAGCGCTTGCGCGGCGCGGCCTGGCGCCCGTCGCGGAACGGCTGGTCGCGCTCGATGCCGAGCGGCGGCGGCTGCAGACCCAGCAGCAGGAGGCGCAGGCCGAGCGCAACAGCGTCTCGCGCGATATCGGCCGGATCAAGGCGCAAGGCGGTGATGCCGGTGCGGCCATGGCGCGGGTCCAGGTCCTCAAGGAGCAGATGGCGCGGATCGACGCGGAGCTGCCTCCGCTCGCCCTGGAAATCGACAGCCTGCTGGCCGGCCTGCCCAACATCCCGGCCGACGATGCGCCGGATGGCGTGGACGAGAACGAGAACGTCGAGGTGCGCCGCGTCGGCGCGCCCGCCAACCTCGCCTTCGATCCCAGGGAGCACGACGTCCTGGGCGCCGCGCTCGGCATGGACTTCGCACGGGCGGCGCGCATGTCGGGCGCGCGTTTCGTGATCCTCAAGGCCGGACTGGCGCGTCTGGCGCGCGCGCTCGGCCAGTTCATGCTCGACGTCCACGTCTCCGAGCACGGCTATGTCGAGGTGGCCAGCCCCTATCTCGTGCGCGAACAGGCGCTGTTCGGCGTCGGCCAGTTGCCCAAATTCGCCGACGACCTCTTCCGCACGAACGACGATCACTGGCTGATCCCGACCTCGGAAGTGACGCTCACCAACATGGTGGCCGGCGAGATCGTCGACGAGGAGGATCTGCCGCTGCGCTTCGCGGCGCTCACCCCCTGCTTCCGCCTCGAGGCGGGCGCGGCCGGCAAGGACACGCGCGGCATGATCCGCCAGCACCAGTTCGACAAGGTCGAGCTGGTGAGTGTCACGACGCCGGAGAGCTCCGACGCGGAGCAGGAGCGGCTGGTCGGTTGCGCCGAGACGATCCTCTCGCGGCTCGGTCTCTCCTATCGCGTCGTGTCGCTGTGCACGGGCGATCTCGGCTTCTCGGCCCGGCGAACCTACGACCTGGAGGTCTGGCTGCCCGGCCAGGGCCGCTATCGGGAAATCTCGAGCTGCTCGACCTGCGGCGACTTCCAGGCGAGGCGCATGGACGCGCGCTGCCGGCCGCGCGGCGCGAAGGCGTCGACGCGCTTCGTCCACACGCTGAACGGCTCGGGCGTCGCCGTCGGCCGTGCGCTGGTCGCCGTGCTGGAGACCTACCAGCAAGCGGACGGCTCGATCCTCATTCCCGACGTTCTGCAGGGCCGCATGGGCGGCCTGGAAAGGCTTGTGCCCGATGCCGCTTAG
- a CDS encoding SPOR domain-containing protein, which produces MNENELPYEDDAWDRPAERGRGPLDYQPTLPLMPFVDRARRRRGALLSGAALVVFVLFGTVVYASYGENTPMPADGRTPLVTANADPVKVQPEDPGGEIAPDQDSPIHTALLGGQENSAPPTLAPAPPEVRSPARIDAGPPINRVSRDEPAPGGARSLAPEPAAQGGRELLMTDRERMPPPEARPIETDAPEVAATPARTAPPPPAATPAPSTIEQAPVERLASDEPPAPPPPPERAAAELEPLVQAPTPQARPAPPPAPPAQAPSEPEPVVMAAVEPPAAQPQAAPQPAIAPAPGGRFRIQLAAVAAGNGERGWSELLRDHGNILGALSPSFEEIAGRSGPIVRVQAGPFADKASATEACERLKQQNANCFVVGG; this is translated from the coding sequence GTGAACGAGAACGAGTTGCCCTACGAAGACGACGCCTGGGACCGTCCCGCCGAGCGAGGCCGCGGTCCCCTCGACTACCAGCCGACCTTGCCGCTCATGCCGTTCGTCGACCGCGCCAGACGCCGGCGCGGGGCGCTCCTGAGCGGCGCGGCGCTTGTCGTCTTCGTCCTGTTCGGCACGGTCGTCTACGCCAGCTACGGCGAGAACACGCCGATGCCGGCCGACGGGCGGACGCCCCTGGTCACCGCGAACGCCGATCCGGTCAAGGTCCAGCCGGAGGACCCGGGCGGCGAGATCGCCCCCGACCAGGATTCGCCGATCCACACGGCGCTCCTCGGCGGGCAGGAGAACAGCGCGCCGCCGACTCTGGCGCCCGCGCCGCCAGAGGTCCGGAGCCCGGCCCGCATCGACGCCGGACCGCCGATCAATCGCGTCAGCCGTGACGAGCCCGCGCCGGGCGGCGCCCGGTCGCTGGCCCCGGAGCCGGCGGCGCAGGGTGGCCGCGAACTCTTGATGACGGACCGTGAGCGGATGCCGCCGCCCGAGGCGCGTCCGATCGAAACCGACGCGCCCGAGGTCGCCGCCACGCCGGCGAGGACGGCACCGCCGCCGCCCGCGGCCACGCCCGCGCCTTCGACGATTGAGCAGGCGCCGGTCGAGCGCCTCGCCAGCGACGAGCCTCCGGCGCCGCCACCGCCGCCGGAGCGCGCGGCGGCCGAGCTGGAGCCGCTGGTCCAGGCGCCGACGCCGCAGGCGCGTCCCGCGCCACCGCCCGCGCCACCCGCCCAGGCGCCGTCCGAGCCCGAGCCCGTCGTCATGGCGGCGGTCGAGCCGCCGGCGGCGCAGCCCCAGGCGGCGCCGCAGCCCGCGATCGCGCCGGCGCCCGGCGGCCGTTTCCGCATCCAGCTCGCCGCCGTCGCCGCCGGCAACGGCGAGCGCGGCTGGTCGGAGCTCCTGAGGGACCACGGCAACATCCTGGGCGCGCTCTCGCCCAGCTTCGAGGAGATCGCGGGCCGCAGCGGGCCGATCGTCCGGGTGCAGGCCGGCCCCTTCGCGGACAAGGCGAGCGCGACCGAGGCATGCGAGCGGCTGAAGCAGCAGAACGCGAACTGCTTCGTTGTCGGCGGCTGA